The segment GCTACTGGGGCACGCCCCTGCCGCTGTGGATCCACTCGGAGACGGGCGAGGTGGAGGCCATCCCCTCGCTCCAGGCGCTGCGGGAGAAGCCCGGCAGCAACCTGGCCGCGGTGGAGGCGGAGCTGGCGGTGTTCCTGGCCGGCAAGCCGCACGAGTCCAACGCCCGTCACCTCATCGTCCACAAGCCGTGGATCGACAAGGTGACGTACGAGAAGCCGGGCACCCCGGGCCGCTTCCAGCGCGTGCCGGAGGTGGTGGACGTGTGGTTCGACTCCGGCTGCATGCCCTTCGCGCAGTGGGGCTTCCCGCACGCGCCGGGCTCGCACGACATCTTCAACAAGGCCTTCCCCGCCGACTTCATCTCCGAGGCCATCGACCAGACGCGCGGCTGGTTCTACTCGCTGCTGATGGTGAGCACGCTCGTCTTCGACGAGGAGACGCAGGCGCGCATGGGCCTGACGCCCGAGCGCGGCTGGCCCCACCCGTACAAGAGCTGCATCGTGCTGGGCCACGTCTCCGACAAGGAGGGCCGCAAGGAGTCCAAGTCCAAGGGCAACTACACGCCTCCCGAAATCATCCTCGACGAGGTGCGCATGGACTTCGCGGTGCTGTCCGCCGCGGAGGCGGGCGTGCCCGCGGAGGCCGGCGCGGCGCTCATCGCCCGCGAGGACCTGGAGGGGCTGGACCTGGTCGAGGGCACCAGGGTGCGGCTGTTCCGGTCGGACCGGCCGGACGTCGCCATCACCGTGCCGCTCAAGGTGCACAAGAAGCTCAAGCGCCGCGTGGTGCTGCTGGACGCCAAGGAGCTGAAGACGCTGGACGTGGCGCCGTCCGCCAAGGGCGCCAGCGTCATGCCGGTGGAGGTGCCCCGGCTGGCGCCCTCCGAGCGCGTGGTGGTGAAGGACCCGTCCGCCAAGGCCCCGGGCGCGGACGCGTTCCGGTGGTTCTTCTACGCGGCGAGCCCCACGTGGTCCAACACGCGCCACTCGCTGGCGAACGTGCGGCTGTTGCAGAAGGACTTCCAGATCAAGCTGCGCAACGTCTATTCGTTCTTCACCATCTACGCGAACATCGACGGGTTCGACCCGGCGGAGGGCAACCGGGACGCGAAGGAGGCGCCGTGGCGGGCGGTGCGCCACGCCAAGGGGTGGCGCGAGGTGAAGGCGCGGCCCATGCTGGACCAGTGGATGCTGTCGGAGGTCCAGCTGGCGCTGCGCGACGTGGAGAAGGCGCTGGACACCTATCAGGTCTACGACGCCGCCCAGCGGCTGGTGGCCCTGGTGGACGCGCTCTCCAACTGGTTCCTGCGCCGCAGCCGCGAGCGGTACTGGACGCCCGGCTTCGAGCAGGACAAGCGCGACGCGTACTTCACGCTCTACGAGGCGCTCACCACCATCACCGCCATGGCCGCGCCGTTCATCCCGTTCTTCGCGGACGAGATGTGGGGCAACCTGGTGCGCAAGCCCTGGCCCGCGACGCAGCCGGAGAGCGTGCACCTGGCGGACTTCCCCCACGTCGATGCGTCGCTCATCGACGCGGAGCTGGCGGCGGACATGGCCGCGGTGCGGGACCTGGTGTCGGCGGGGCACAAGGTGCGCACGGACAACAAGCTCAAGGGCCGTCAGCCGCTCGCGCGCGCGGACATCATCCTCGCGCGGCAGGACATGGCGCAGCGGCTGGCCAGCTACCAGGGCCTGCTCGCCGACGAGCTGAACGTCCACGAGGTGCGCTTCGTGGAGCCGGGCAGCAAGGACGCGGACGTGGTGCGCTTCCGCGTGCGGCCCAACCTGCGCGCGGTGGGCGGGCGGCTGGGGCCCAAGCTGGCGCCGGTGCGCAAGGCCTTCGACTCCGGTGACGGTCGCGCGCTGCACCGCGAGCTGCTCCAGACGGGCAAGGTGGTGATGAACCTCGCCGGCGAGGAGCTGGTGTTCACCGGCGAGGACCTGGAGACGCTGGTGGAGGCCAACCCCGGCTACGCGGCGGCGGGCACCGGCACGGGCGTGGTGGTGCTGCACACGGAGCTGACGGAGGCGCTGGTCGACGAGGGCCTCGTCAACGAGCTGCTCGCCCGCGTGCAGGGCGCGCGCAAGGACCTGGAGCTGGGCTACACGGACCGCATCCGCCTGTGGGTGGACGGCGACGCGCGCGTCCTGCGCGTGACGGACGCGGGGCGCGAGCTGATTGCCCGCGAGACGCTCGCCGCCGACATCCACGTGGGGCCCGAGGGCCTCACGGGGACGGAGGAGGAG is part of the Myxococcus stipitatus genome and harbors:
- the ileS gene encoding isoleucine--tRNA ligase, encoding MPQTPPSLFDPVPAEMDFPAEERRILAFWKDRRIFERSLEAREGAPSFVFYEGPPTANGLPHNGHVLTRVIKDLFPRYQSMRGKFVPRKAGWDTHGLPVEVEVEKELRIHGKAEIERYGVEPFTERCIESVFRYTSEWERLTERIGFWVDLKDAYVTYHRGFVESVWWALAELFRKGLLYQGHKVVWWWPQGGTALSAAEVGLGYKTVDDPSVFVAFPLRDTPDTALLIWTTTPWTLPSNMFAAVNPDVDYVTVDAGDRKLVVAAALREELAKKLKKDLPVLTTRKGRELVGLRYTPPFDTYFGREGDTRLALKDGGQDARAWRVLAADFVTLTSGTGIVHIAPAFGEDDYEAFRKDRARFAKPEDAELFCAVKSDGTFSDEVPLVAGRFVKDADKDIQRNLKERGLLLVTEQYKHEYPFCWRADDDPLIQFARPAWYIRTTAVKDRAIANNRAVNWVPEHIKEGRFGDFLANNVDWALSRERYWGTPLPLWIHSETGEVEAIPSLQALREKPGSNLAAVEAELAVFLAGKPHESNARHLIVHKPWIDKVTYEKPGTPGRFQRVPEVVDVWFDSGCMPFAQWGFPHAPGSHDIFNKAFPADFISEAIDQTRGWFYSLLMVSTLVFDEETQARMGLTPERGWPHPYKSCIVLGHVSDKEGRKESKSKGNYTPPEIILDEVRMDFAVLSAAEAGVPAEAGAALIAREDLEGLDLVEGTRVRLFRSDRPDVAITVPLKVHKKLKRRVVLLDAKELKTLDVAPSAKGASVMPVEVPRLAPSERVVVKDPSAKAPGADAFRWFFYAASPTWSNTRHSLANVRLLQKDFQIKLRNVYSFFTIYANIDGFDPAEGNRDAKEAPWRAVRHAKGWREVKARPMLDQWMLSEVQLALRDVEKALDTYQVYDAAQRLVALVDALSNWFLRRSRERYWTPGFEQDKRDAYFTLYEALTTITAMAAPFIPFFADEMWGNLVRKPWPATQPESVHLADFPHVDASLIDAELAADMAAVRDLVSAGHKVRTDNKLKGRQPLARADIILARQDMAQRLASYQGLLADELNVHEVRFVEPGSKDADVVRFRVRPNLRAVGGRLGPKLAPVRKAFDSGDGRALHRELLQTGKVVMNLAGEELVFTGEDLETLVEANPGYAAAGTGTGVVVLHTELTEALVDEGLVNELLARVQGARKDLELGYTDRIRLWVDGDARVLRVTDAGRELIARETLAADIHVGPEGLTGTEEEVQLNGLPARIRVERV